From the genome of Solanum lycopersicum chromosome 7, SLM_r2.1:
atatatagttatgacatttatcaaaagaaaaaacatgctAAAGCAACTAGACTTTAATTTAAAGATAGAAATACATCATACATACAAATTACAATActatctctttttatttttttatttttaaaaaagtacaaGAACAATATCATCTCTGaccaaattttgagaaattgaaaatgattatttagaaaagaaatttcccaatataacataaattgaTGATTTACATATCAAaaagtacaaataaaaatataaaaaatttactcattattgtcatatttttgcatacgcttcatttttatatttttgtatccttctcattttttatcaaatttttgtaTCCGTCTcaatttttgtcatatttttgtatacgcttcatttttatatttttgtatccttctcattttttatcaaatttttgtaTCCGTCTCAATTTTTGTCACATTTTTATATCCGGctcatttgatttaaaataaaggaTTTTAGGTATCTTTAATACTAATAGgggataaaaataataagtgaACTTAAGGAAggaatttttgttatttttccaaaattgaatAACATTTCTTATAATTCCCTTAATGCTGATTTTTCGTCTTCTTTTTGTTCTCTAGCTAAGAAATTCAATTACGAGTCACAAAATAAAATctctcaaataataattttaccaaataaatatgtgaaactATAATTACATTTAATTTCTAGGTGGCTTTCCAAGTAGGATCCACAAATTCTCCAGTCACATCCAAAAATAACCACTGAATTTTGGTACCAATTccaataataattcatttatcaAACACAACAAACAAATGAGCTAAAAGTGACCCATAATTtcacaaattttattaattgtaaTGATggtcttttatttgaaaaagaattaaGTGAAAAGGATAAATATCAATATCACTTTCAAGAGTCGCCTTCACACTATTTCTCATCCACATGTATCAATCACCATTTccttcaaaacaaaaattgttTTTAGAAAACAGCTTATGCAATATGTATCTGTCcaataataattgtttttttattaacttgatatataatttaagaatattttttctatctaataataataatatactatTATGAGACattcaataatattaatttattttatgaaattaataaataatttacacttaatttctaatttatttttatcattaattatattaatttttctattatatttgtcaagtatatttattatattcaaagggtgatacaataaaattattcttctatttatagtttcttaaaaatatgtaaAGTCGATAgtgaataaatattattgaaaaaggaaaaaattaaatgatacgGGTAATTTTACTAAATCACTCTTATTGTAAAAAATAGTCGGAATGGTCTGGTAGACCCTCGTACTTGAATCGATTTGTATTTTGAACCTTTCTACTTACTCCCCTTTGTCATTTGGACCcctaaactaaataaaacacaatatttgAAACTCCTTTCTCATCATTTGTGTGTGCGTGTATTACACTCAATTTACACATaaaattgttgggttttagcaagtgtgaatgggaaaagaaaagagagaatatcaaaagtgagggaactactttggaggaaaaatgaaaagtcatttgcaaagtgcaaatgaaaagtcatttctttggatttggatttggatttggcaaatgatgtgattgattgataaattttttggacaaaatttatttaatcaattttttgttaaatcaaataaatcctgttaatattatctctaataaatttgcgggtaacggtaacattccgaaaagtcgttacttttctgAAAAgacgttactttccaaaaagtagttattttcctaacagacacaatttttcgaaaagttgttatttttttccaaaagacacaactttctggataaaatgggtctgaacagatttcactgaacagacatgttccttgctgaaaatggctataaaagaaagtcaatttttgattttttaattactgaaaattttttctttctctgcattttatttttctcacaaataaaaatcaaagtgtcgatcgactgagtctgtgtgacttgctgttgttcttaagttcgttgaagttaaagaagtttgaggtaccgctatttctttaacaggtttaatccgttttatcttgggaaaaattaatccataaccttgggtacagtgagaggattaaatttcttaaggacacacagtagtttctgtggactcggattaattcttgtattttaaattttttctgcttcatctggTTTCTGTTTTTGcttattaactttataaatacaggttattgtaagaacaacaaaaattccacgtcagtattattattatttttaatgatacatcagaaattacatatttaaaataaatattattttttaaaaaggtacaattctttttctctctctatactCATTTTGCGTATTTCCACTTCACTTCTTCATCCCCACCCTCTACccttcacccaaaaaataaaaatcaccacCTGCAtctattcattttcttttcttctcttttcttacagacaaaaacatatttttttgtatatcccGCCGACAATATGAAATTTCGATCATAGATTTCATCTTTCTCCTCCATCGATGCCGCTGCCGACCACCCTGTTTCTCAGCCAAAAGGGGTGTTTTTCGATCATAGCCTTTTTTTGTTCCATTAAGCTTGtcttcatacaaaaaaaaaaagtttttttcatttaaacttGTCTTCTAAAAAAAAGTGACATTGAGAATGAgagttttgaaaagaaaatcttgaattttaaattagatCTAAATTAATCTTTCtttgtttccttttatttttcttactttgtAAGGCGTTTGTAGTTGAAATTTTACTCTTTAATGGTGGTATTTGgtgaaattaaaatgattttttttttaaaaaaaaatctgagtCTACTAATGAGGTGAGGGTGACCGAAAAGAGGAGTTGAGGCAAAGATGGAGTGGTGGATGGTTGAAGCCCGGAAGAGGGGTTGGTGCGGATATGGAGTTGGGGATGGCTAAAAAGGGGGGTTAGGACAGATACGGGGAGAGAGATGGCTGAAAAGGGGGATTGAAGTAGCAGGTTGGCTGATAAGAAAGGTTGGGGCGGTGATAAAGATGGGGGTGGGGGATGAATGAAGAAGATGAGGTGAGGGGAAGAAgaaactttttcaaaaaaatgttattttatattttttaaaattaaatatgttctTCACTTGCTTTTGGTGTATGTTTTACACTCTCTCGCCAGCTCATTCATTTTAATGCCACATAAGCATGGTCAATAGTCAGAAGGGTTTGAAATATTGTGTTTTAACGAGTTGAAGGGTCCAGTTGACAAATGGTTAAGTAGAAGAGTTCATAATACAAATGCATATAAGTATAGGGGTTCATTAGATCATTTCgcctaaaaaataattaattaacttattgcAACATATAAAGACGATAAGGaattttttcttatatcaaAAATTGATATTGTTTCACCCTTCCTATTTTCAATCCCACAATCTTATCAAAATACTTCCTTCTTTACAATTTGGATTTCAAaatctttcccacttccatcgatttgtgaaaaaaaatgcccgaaaagggagaaaaatgtCTAGTTGTTAGTGGTGTCGATAAGAATATTAGGTCAAGATCCATGGTGACATCATTATTGAAAGTGGACAAAGTTATGGGAGTTGATATAGAGCAAAGGAGAAAgttaaaaaaacatttcttcacaaactttttttaatttcagcACATGTTTTTTTCTcgatattttattgttaaactTTTTTCTGATACAAAAAAGGGAGGAGTAAAACATGTCGCTAATACCCTTCTCTACCCAATGCTTagatctttaatttatttagtagattttaattcataaattatgtATAATTCTTCGTTTCAAAATTCTGATACATTAAATTTGTCATTGTTAGTATTATCAATACTATGGTATATTACTGCTATAGTAACATTTGTTTTATGCAATGCATCATGTTTATATTTAAGGTATTGATACATAACTCCAGTGTTTTTGAATCTTTGATACTGTTTATTTTGCTCAATATAAATGTACTTGATACATAAACACTACctaatgtataatttatatgtatCGAATCCTACAATGTATTTTCAATCCTatttaaacttaaaatgttATATAGACAATACCAAATCAATTTTGTATTATGGATCTGCAATGTTTAATGTTTATATAGACAATACCAAATCAATTTTGTATTATGGATCTGCAATGTTTAATGTTTGTTTAGTCTTTATCCAACTTagaaaaatatgtatttgtatgtatTACCCAATAATAATCTTGATACATATTAATGACTAGTGTGTATCACACGTATCTGGTACACATTAATGACCATGATATAGTTATACAAATTACTTCTAAATAcctatttttggaaataatacaTTTATACAAATCAACACTACATGCATTTGATACTTAATATCTATAGTAATGTTTTGATATAAAATCAAACACTTTAAAAACAATCTTTACTTCTCTAATGTATTTGTAGGATTGCAATACCTAGcaattcactaaatattttagGAATGGTAATGTACCATctcgaaaaaataaattaaagaaactttgatcatgatacatttgtacaaattaacattatatatatCTGATATGTAATAACTACCATACCGAAATGTATCGATCTAAAATTAAATACCTTATGGGTAACTTTTACTATTTTAATGTATTAGGTAGAATGACAGTACTTAAcaatttactaaatatttttaaaaaacaatgtATCATGAGTTATATATTCATCTCGAGATTACAAATCAAAAAGTCGACTACACAACATCTCTCCATCCTTTTTGTGTATTGTATCAATGCATAGTAGATATATTACAAATTCTTGCTCATGTTTCTTCACCTTCAAATACAAATTAACGAGGATATTAATAATGTATCGTCTCAAAAAAAGTTGACAAATATTCCATGAACTAGGAGAAGAATTTTGAATCTTAATTTTGtcgataattttaaattaaaattgaaaataacttCGATGAATTGGGAGAAGAATTTTAAATCTCAATTATTTCcgataattttgaataaaaatttggaGAATCTTTGTGAGTTTCATTCTATAATGTACCTGATTTTCAAGTTtttctaatctcatcaatttCCAACTCAACTTCAATAACGGGTTTAAGATTCACAATTGAAATCGTTTGTCCATTACATTTATAGCCTTCATAATTCACTTCATTTACCCAAATTCCTGAATATCTAACAAAATTGATAGATTCATCTCATATCAGTCACTTTTGTTGAGTAATTTCGAGTTTTCCCCAATTTTAAATTAACAGAGTGTGAAGTTGTTACAGATCATAATGAATTGATATCAATAATTTTGGCGTGATTTaggagaaataaaataaattgtactttaatatttcatattaagCGCAACAGACAAATTTTGTAATATATCATAAGTAATGTAACAAGACGATTCTTATATATCCGgatgaatgatatttttaaaggATTTTTGTAAAATAGAAAAGAGTAGTGATGCAATGTAATTTAGGTCTTATACTATGGAATTaataaaatctttatttttttggaaagggtaaaaaatacccctcaactttgttttattagTTAACTATGTCTTTGCCGTTAAAGTGAAGTTAATTTTACCCCTATGACTACTAATCTCACCATATATACCCCTCATTTAATTGATAGCCccaaatcaattcaaattaacccgatttcaattaaaattatccGATTTTCTCTTTTCAATCCAAACCCGACCCATTAAACCAAATGAatcattatcaaattaaaacCCAAACCCATTTTTTCTAATAttctttcatcttcttcacTACATATTCCCACTCTTCATGAAGATAGACCAGTCCTGATGCTGAGAAGCCAATTGACACGTTTTCATCCGTGACAGATGAAAGATCGTAGACTAAGGACAGGAGAGGCCGGTTTGGTTTTGCAATGTGCATTGGAGCCATTGTGACATTCATATGCTTATCCGCATAATCATATTCCACCCAAACTTGCATTTGCTGACCACTAGCAAGAGTTAAGTTATTGAAGGATTTCCCATTACTGGTATAATAACCAGCCGACTTGGCTATTACAGACTTTAGGCCATTGATGTCAATGCCAACATGAGTTCAGTCAATATCATCAAACCCACGTTTCTGCAGCGTGTCAAACTCCACCGCTACAACGTAATAATTGTCCAAATATTCGTTATTGCTTAAATCTACAGCATCTTGACCAAATTTACCTTtaaagtgaagaagaagatgaaagaaTATTAGAGAAAATGACTTTGAGTTTTAATTCGGTAATGATTCATTTGGTTTAGTGGATCGGGTTTGATTTGAAAAGAGAAAATCGGgtcaattttaattgaaattaggctaatttgaattgatttggGGTTTTCCGTCAAATGAGGGTATATATATGGTGAGATTAGTAATGATAGGGGTaaaatcaatttcaatttaACGGTAAATACATAGTTaatcaataaaacaaagttaaggaatatttttgacccttttgcatttaaaaaaaaaagaaaatagaccACTTTAGTGAAACTCGATTATATATTAATCATAGAAAAATCAGTTTATTGACAAAAGATTCAAACATTTTGAagtaaaaaattactaaacaaaaatataatataatatgattaaataaaaatacagaacaagaaaaataatcttattatttatacattagAAGTAATTAAATATGTCAAAAATTAAGTGTTCACATTATTCATATTTGGATAATACCTTTAGGAATGATGGTAGATTGGTCTTCTAGTTGCAAAGATACTGAAATTAACTTTACCACCCCAAgctttccttttattttgttGTAAATGGACAGTGGCATAAGATTGATCGAGGCATCTGAATTGCATAATGATTTATCAAACCGAgcaatttttattttgcatgaaataataaaagtttCTAGATCATGACATTTATGAGGCATCTTTTTATGAAGAATAGCACTGCAAAATGCATGCAACTTTAGAACAAATGTTTCCTTTCAATTTTCTCTTGCTAGACAAGATATCTTTATAAATTTTTGCAGATCACCTCTTTGAAAGGAATATTCACATGAAAGTTGCTTCAGCATCTCTAAAGACTTATGAAAACACTCGTCAAGATTCTCCCATTTCATCTTCTAATAAAAAGTCAATACAGAGATGTGTTTACAATCAATTTTCAGTTATTACTTCTCCATTTTGAAGTTCGCTGGATTACCCTAGTACTTTTGACTTCACTGTATCTCATCTTGACTCTTTTTGCTTCAAAATATTTACTTAAGCAACTATCCTTCTACATTTTATCACTTAGCAAAGTTAGAACCTTCGATTTCTCAATGTTCCTCTCTGTATCACTTAGAAGAGTTCAAGGGTGACCCTAAGATATTTGATTGATAATATGTTCAATTTGCTTTTCTAAATTTCGAATAGAGACACCTTGACATTTGATGTAACGTGAGTTTACAATATTTTTGATGCATTACACTTAGAGTTTGTGTGTGTCTTGggttattttgttattagatataatgtttttatgtaattttttgtaGGAAATTGGTTTGGAAGGAACGACGATCCGTATGTGATACACTGTAGGTGAAGTTCAGgtaagtctgaccaagtgtgaaACTACAGTGGCAAATGATGCCCCGTGGAGTGAATTACAGATCGTCTGGTACATCCGTAGGTAGTTTATGATCAGAAAGATTGAGTTCTAGTACCTGAACCACGGAGACCTACGGATCGAAGATCTTGTCGTCTGTCACAACCACGTCCTaaactatttttccttattttcgTTTCCTAGTTGTTTTAGGATTTAAATACTACAAATATTTGTTGTTATTTACGTTTTTAGGTGTTAGACtatattgaagacttttgttTTGGTCTTTTGGTATTATTTTGCAAACAATTTGACATTTTAATTGgggaagttattttatgcaaTTTGCactttaaatttcaatttaagATTTCGGTTTTCATCTATTCTAATGGTAAGTTAGGATTTCTTTTAACCCTAATATGAATTGTGAATTCTCAAGCATAAGTAGCTAAATCCACAATTAGGGTTGTGAGAATTATGAATAATTAACAACACATGACTAATAACTACGTAATTCTTGAATAGTATTCATGCatgtattgttaattttatcGTTTAAAAGTCTTTCTGGTGGTgcacaacgttagaactcacttCGTTCCTACTTTCCTTACCAAGGAGGTAATGAATgagaaaaaagattaaaaatagaGATTTAGTTAAGGATTTGCTGCTATCTAATAGTCTAACTTTAATCAATTGACATGAGAGTGAATACCCAACTCAATCGACATAGTGACTAATCTAGTTAAAGGTAAGGATTAGTAAAGCACATGCGCGTAGACTTACCAAGTTGTGAGTGACAGTGTCACATCCGGGAATATCCCCTAGACGTAACAagcatcgtcgtcctctttgaggactaagactagcctcttgcttacatcattacattcataggtcaaatttagcggaaaatttaaaactttgcATTACTTCTACTCAGAGGTTTACATAGGCCTCTACATACACAAAGTATATGTATCATGTATGCATacacccttcgtataggaagattacttagtcttctacttttattgcacatagatatataaaaaatataacatagtcataatagtcgtcttatctcataaccatctaataagagtatatcaaattgggcctaacccatatatcaattcaataagaccacatatatGCCATACAAATGTTTAGTACTCAATtgaaaggaaagaacataagagttAAACTCATAACAACTCCATTAGCTATATAGTGGCATCGTcctcagaaagtgaggacctaccctacttggatgatcaagatATCCAAGTCTTTTTCAAGTCGTCATCAAAGGCACTTCtatgaccggaacctaaaatgttggaaaaaaggaagaaatggggttagtacaccacttgtactaagtatgagaccatatgcacacatattatcaaatcatgctaaaaacgAACCTTTTTTGAAAACACGCTATTTTATCCTTTCGAAAACTTTATACATATTCAAAAAGACCATAccaaatcaataagacatagtcattaagtcataggcacgtacatcacaagatcaacaacattaaactagtcaagtcaacatgcatatatactttgaacacatagtcaagtaactctatTATCAAGTATAATTGCAACATGCatgaatataagtacatttcaacataaccaaagcaagacaattaacCATGAActcttatcaagtcaacaagtgtcACGACCatgcaaagccccataaccctactcaatcaagtaactcaacaagaatcatgactaacttagtacttcacatatcataacatttaagagtacgtaacatcatactttaacaatatagaccaacacatattcataagtgacaccaatcaacatatagtatcaacaatgtgcaagttcatcatatatatGTCATATAGCATTATAAGCATATTAATGTTtgggtagagtctcatacccctacctagactaagctaaaacCCTTAGGTCATCTTAGTTATATTTCATTCctctaattcattttaccttttaggAACATCATTCcctaaccgatatagaccacatgagctaatgtggaattcgATGTCATAAaatcctacaccgaaagaaggcggactacttgtcaaggtagtaccaaaacatgaatatagcaactacgtggatctactagctagtattcctatgggggcaacatagtttaagaactatGAGATATAGTTgcgaccctctttatgctacatacattttagtctccaatatcaagagtacattagtgatcctaccttccctaggtgggaagggacactcctcactctagttcactcggtgctaagctagagtcccttttgaaatgcctttaatatctttattaatcatcataacttaatgtaggtcatagggtctaacccttgtataacattatcatcatcatagctcaataggaatttcatgagtattgtccttttaTCACTATTCACATAGGTGagattaacacattagcatttcatatcatgataagacacattcgtaaatcattcaccatcctcaTAGCACTTACATCTTAAGCTAACACCTCACAaatcatagtcaagacatttcaattcaacatcataccgtCCTAtgaatcctaatacaaggcataatccaatacaacatcacgacttaatcacaattaaccataatttgaagtaaaagaTGGGGATCACacgacttaccaagtctccttcataattcatcatcaaggtattaccatcaatccttaaattcaacaaaattagggtataaaataatcataattcaatgaccAAAATGATATCAAGTCtaaaagaatcactacatcacaattcaatactagatcatagcttaagacaagatactcaGGTTAATTTgaaacatacttcataacctagatcaattcttaagaactagcatgaaaggAATATAAATCACCCTAATTCATTCATGATTTGTATAACAACTTCATCTATTAGTCATTCAACcaataactaagtcaattgaaccaattaaatacaattcatatcaagatcataacctagaGTTAAGGGGTAAatgtcatcttctacaaactagatcaaaccatcaagatatatcataattgatTTAAGATACATATTATCTATTTATCATATCCAAAGCAAATTATAAACAagtcaattcataacatcaatttcgtattggatgaaaacccacttgaaaactcaacttttgaaatcaatttgatggaaccctttgaggaaagaggtctcaaaggtgaattagattccataacttgataattgatGAAGATATATGGTGAAAATTGACTCTTTGAAGCCCTTAAAACCTCATCTAGCTTGGTCTCCAATGATGTTCTTCAccagagagagaaagaagagagaaaaaagagagttttgttttgtgagttgtgATTAGTCTATGGGTTGGGGTATTTATATGTggggttaattaacttaattaggctTCACTTATACCTTAAATAAATATCTacccccttaattaattaattggagtTAAGTGAAAATGTGCGGGAAATTACAGTGACCACAAATGACACCACGATCGACGGATCTTGGGTCAATTGACGACCCCTGTTCCCTTCTGTGCTGCACATCCATCGTCTTGGTCAGAGACTGTGCAAATGGAACCTCCAGGTTTTTGGCTAAGTGATCATCGACGGTGGCATTGATGCCCCGTCGATTCACCAACCACCCATTTGTGGCTTCCGTTGGTGACACTGTCTTTTGACAACTTTTGCCCATTCTTGcaagggtccttctcaaggtccctttgtttgtccttggggagtcataccccaAAGTTTTGACCATGAATCAACTTAAACAAATTTTAGACACCCTTctaccaattttcatcattttttgacttttaaaagctagtcaaataggctaaggcatgctagtacctcattgaactagtttccggacgtcatggacgttttgtTTCTTAGttttcctaaatgacttataatcaTTAAAATAGACCGTAAAACATGGCCTAAACCTTAtaacacctatgttaggctctagaataCATCTTGGATTTTGAAGTGTTATAGAAAGTTCCTATTTGGATTACCGATCACTTAGAGATACCTAAATTGTCAGTCTTTCATGTCAAACACATGGATAGAATTACTATTATTGCCTTAAGATCTTATGGGGAATATATGTACTCTAGTTTTCATCTCATATAGTTATTCTAATTGTGAATCTTGCCTAATTGTTACTTCTTTATTCAAactaacaaactaaaattttatttacaaaacCTCCTTTCTCGAAAATAGTTTGACTTAAAACAGATAATTGTATGTTAAGTTTAAGTCTAAATCATATTCCTCGTGGGATCAACTTAATCTATAAGTTGGATTCTTTATTTGACAACGAACGCTTATACTttttagggaggtgtaatttgagtgtatcaccATTCAAATATCTCAATAACCTTTGTTATGAAAATCTTCATAACATCTTCTAGACTTGATTGGTTTCATTATTGTCCCTGATGAATCTGATGTCCTTGAGGTGCTTAACTTTGACCTCtagatttattttgttttcatgcATTCAAACCATCATTTGGTAAACTCCATAAAGATTGAGGGTGTTTTTTACCcataaaattgaatttgttgCCTCCCTAATAGGTTCATCtgttataattatcaatttCATTTACCTCTTTTTTTGCACCTGTCCTTTATTGACAATCATGAGGTGGATGTGCATCCTTACAAAAATCGcatatattagttaattagttgaGTCTAAGGCATTTTCTCAATAATTTGTTAAACCTTTTCTCATGCTT
Proteins encoded in this window:
- the LOC138337504 gene encoding putative L-type lectin-domain containing receptor kinase V.2: MGKSCQKTVSPTEATNGWLVNRRGINATVDDHLAKNLEVPFAQSLTKTMDVQHRREQGSSIDPRSVDRGVICGHCKFGQDAVDLSNNEYLDNYYVVAVEFDTLQKRGNGKSFNNLTLASGQQMQVWVEYDYADKHMNVTMAPMHIAKPNRPLLSLVYDLSSVTDENVSIGFSASGLVYLHEEWEYVVKKMKEY